One genomic segment of Labilithrix sp. includes these proteins:
- a CDS encoding phosphotransferase, whose product MRDRGATGGELLHIGLARIRFLDLVYVVGRRRDARSRERRHSERTHHHPSAVNVGRPAHGFETSVVHNRCTEARRRGPCKAAVRIETMCRHRLLRDGFYNLRLRRVGMAWLRREVGLALPRRGGHRRHAADRRPVRARRLRGQLLASRSGRERRARPGRRRQGALARARRARALRRRAAGVGRLRGGATRARARAHERHDDGGGARVERAWEAAERVVAGARGRSASFQAVHGDAHIRNVLATARGVLWTDWEDAFLEPIEFDLACLRCAASPLPVLGPSALRADGEELARCSVRSCDRSDVHLVGTCSVVDGLIVNCERRAPFAHASRRGCAPSYGTRERLRRAHPSPPRRGTQAALEPSLGAQPRSRRSCSGRR is encoded by the coding sequence GTGCGCGATCGCGGAGCAACCGGTGGAGAGCTCCTGCACATCGGTCTCGCTCGCATCCGTTTCCTCGACCTCGTCTACGTCGTCGGTCGCCGGCGCGACGCACGCAGCCGCGAACGCCGCCACAGCGAGCGCACACATCACCATCCATCCGCGGTGAATGTAGGTCGGCCTGCGCACGGTTTCGAAACGAGCGTGGTGCATAACCGGTGCACAGAAGCCAGACGGCGAGGGCCATGTAAAGCTGCCGTCCGCATCGAGACGATGTGCAGACACAGACTCCTTCGAGACGGCTTCTACAATCTACGTCTCCGACGCGTCGGCATGGCGTGGCTGCGGCGCGAGGTAGGTCTCGCGCTCCCTCGACGCGGAGGGCATCGGCGTCACGCGGCCGATCGACGGCCCGTTCGAGCGCGACGGCTTCGTGGTCAGCTTCTGGCATCGCGAAGCGGTCGCGAGCGAAGGGCCCGCCCCGGCCGCCGCCGGCAAGGAGCTCTTGCGCGCGCACGCCGCGCTCGCGCGCTACGACGGCGCGCTGCCGGAGTGGGGCGGCTTCGAGGAGGCGCGACACGTGCTCGAGCGCGTGCGCACGAGCGGCATGATGACGGCGGTGGAGCGCGCGTGGAGCGCGCGTGGGAAGCGGCGGAGCGCGTCGTGGCCGGCGCGCGGGGGCGGAGCGCGTCGTTCCAAGCGGTGCACGGCGACGCGCACATCCGGAACGTCCTCGCGACCGCGCGCGGCGTGCTGTGGACGGACTGGGAGGACGCGTTCCTGGAACCGATCGAGTTCGACCTCGCGTGCCTTCGCTGCGCTGCCTCCCCCTTGCCCGTGCTCGGGCCTTCGGCCCTGCGCGCGGACGGGGAGGAGCTTGCTCGTTGTTCGGTGCGTTCGTGTGACCGGAGCGATGTACATCTCGTTGGGACATGCAGTGTTGTCGACGGGCTCATCGTGAACTGCGAGAGGCGAGCTCCCTTCGCCCATGCTTCGCGGCGCGGATGCGCGCCGAGCTACGGGACGCGCGAGCGCCTGCGCCGCGCTCATCCCTCACCGCCCCGGCGCGGCACGCAAGCTGCGCTTGAGCCTTCGCTCGGCGCGCAACCTCGCTCGCGTCGATCATGCAGCGGGAGACGGTGA
- a CDS encoding DUF559 domain-containing protein: MKRPGSARLESELVFATSPSWLRILRILEIVNRNHIVDFACTKVRLAVEVDGGAHHGREPHNAQRDRELAALGWEVVHIPEELLFANLEEAVRRILARALR; this comes from the coding sequence TTGAAGCGACCGGGATCAGCAAGACTCGAATCCGAGCTGGTCTTCGCGACCTCGCCGAGCTGGCTGCGAATCCTCCGGATCCTGGAGATCGTTAACAGGAACCACATCGTCGACTTCGCTTGCACCAAGGTCCGCCTCGCCGTCGAGGTCGACGGCGGCGCTCACCACGGGCGCGAGCCCCACAACGCCCAGCGGGACCGCGAGCTCGCCGCCCTCGGCTGGGAAGTCGTCCACATCCCGGAGGAGCTCCTCTTCGCCAACCTCGAGGAAGCCGTCCGCCGCATCCTCGCTCGCGCCTTGCGTTAA
- a CDS encoding DUF559 domain-containing protein produces MRFAPTRGEECLWRILSGSKTGFAFRRQLVIANHIVDFACTKVRLAVEVDGGAHQGRVAHDAQRDRELEALGWSVVRIPEELLFQNLEEAIRRILAGAMRAR; encoded by the coding sequence ATGCGCTTCGCGCCCACGCGCGGGGAGGAGTGCCTCTGGCGCATACTCTCCGGCTCCAAAACCGGCTTCGCCTTCCGTCGCCAGCTCGTCATCGCGAATCACATCGTCGACTTCGCTTGCACCAAGGTCCGCCTCGCCGTCGAGGTGGACGGTGGCGCTCACCAAGGGCGCGTGGCCCACGATGCCCAGCGGGACCGTGAGCTCGAGGCACTCGGCTGGAGCGTCGTCCGCATCCCGGAGGAGCTCCTCTTCCAGAACCTCGAGGAAGCGATCCGCCGCATCCTCGCCGGCGCCATGCGGGCGCGTTAA
- a CDS encoding amidohydrolase family protein, translated as MQELSTGCSAIAHAPYALGGTLLTPSGPTPGYVVVQNERIAAVVADRASIPAGVTNVVETGGIVSPGLVDLHNHVAYNFLPLWNAGRRFNNRYQWARLAAYRDAVKEPYNAVKGARRQCDAIKYGELRALAGGTTTIQGSVDLACTRSWARNVEFGNFCADHVRQNVLAISSISASEARTLNAQFASGKTKAFLVHLAEGIDASSSNELEQLKNLDLLKPQVVGIHSTGLTEAQLHEMGQAGMKIVWSPLSNMILYGQTTKIPIAIREGIKVALAPDWTPSGSANLLAELKMADRVNKTQFNSILTDRDLYEMATKNPAEIVGLDDKLGSIAVGKAADLMVVRGDAANPYRAVIDAKPADVLLTTVGGQVFYGDEALVSQTGSTRFFEDVDACGEHRVISSKDPSNIPEANRTLSDMTTTMLASGATSIVPLFDCDTTKFDFAFATSP; from the coding sequence GTGCAGGAGCTCTCCACCGGTTGCTCCGCGATCGCGCACGCCCCGTATGCCCTCGGGGGGACGCTCCTGACGCCGAGCGGTCCGACGCCGGGATATGTCGTCGTGCAGAACGAGAGGATCGCGGCGGTCGTCGCAGACCGCGCATCGATCCCCGCGGGGGTAACGAACGTCGTCGAGACCGGCGGCATCGTCTCGCCGGGCCTCGTCGATCTGCACAACCACGTCGCGTACAACTTCTTGCCGCTCTGGAACGCGGGCCGGCGCTTCAACAATCGTTATCAATGGGCCCGTCTCGCCGCCTACAGGGACGCGGTGAAGGAGCCCTACAACGCGGTCAAGGGCGCTCGGCGTCAGTGCGACGCCATCAAGTACGGCGAGCTTCGTGCGCTCGCAGGCGGCACAACGACGATTCAAGGATCCGTCGACCTCGCGTGCACACGCTCGTGGGCGCGCAACGTCGAGTTCGGAAACTTCTGCGCCGATCACGTCCGGCAGAACGTCCTCGCGATCAGCAGCATCTCGGCGTCCGAAGCGCGCACCCTGAACGCGCAGTTCGCGAGCGGCAAGACGAAGGCGTTCCTCGTGCACCTGGCGGAGGGCATCGACGCGAGCTCGTCGAACGAGCTCGAGCAGCTCAAAAACCTCGATCTCCTGAAGCCCCAGGTCGTCGGCATCCACTCGACGGGTCTCACCGAGGCGCAGCTCCACGAGATGGGCCAAGCGGGCATGAAGATCGTGTGGTCGCCGCTGTCGAACATGATCCTCTACGGGCAGACGACGAAGATCCCGATCGCCATCCGCGAGGGCATCAAGGTTGCGCTCGCGCCCGACTGGACGCCGTCCGGCTCCGCCAACCTGCTCGCCGAGCTCAAGATGGCAGACCGGGTCAACAAGACGCAGTTCAACTCGATCCTCACGGACCGCGATCTCTACGAGATGGCGACGAAGAACCCCGCCGAGATCGTCGGCCTCGACGACAAGCTCGGCTCGATCGCGGTCGGGAAGGCGGCCGATCTCATGGTCGTCCGCGGCGACGCCGCGAACCCCTACCGCGCCGTCATCGACGCGAAGCCCGCCGACGTTCTCCTCACCACCGTCGGCGGCCAAGTGTTCTACGGCGACGAGGCGCTCGTTTCGCAGACGGGGAGCACGCGCTTCTTCGAAGACGTCGACGCGTGCGGCGAGCACCGCGTCATCTCGTCGAAGGATCCGTCGAACATCCCCGAAGCGAACCGGACGCTCTCCGACATGACGACGACGATGCTGGCCTCCGGTGCCACGTCGATCGTGCCGCTCTTCGACTGCGATACCACGAAGTTCGACTTCGCCTTCGCCACGTCCCCGTAG
- a CDS encoding low molecular weight phosphotyrosine protein phosphatase encodes MSDGKIRVCFVCSGNICRSPTAEGVFKKLVAEAGLAHTFHVESFGIGSWHVGERPDPRTIRAAEARGYRLESRAQHWKAHHFDRFDYVVAMDTTHVESLLRLASTDAMKAKISLARDHVLDGPRDADVPDPYYGEREGFEEVVDICVEACTALLAGLRRKHAL; translated from the coding sequence GTGAGCGACGGGAAGATCCGAGTCTGCTTCGTCTGTTCCGGGAACATCTGCCGGTCGCCTACGGCGGAGGGAGTCTTCAAGAAGCTCGTCGCGGAGGCTGGGCTCGCGCATACCTTTCACGTCGAGAGCTTCGGAATCGGGAGCTGGCACGTCGGCGAGCGCCCCGATCCGCGCACCATCCGCGCCGCGGAGGCGCGCGGTTATCGCCTCGAGAGCCGCGCCCAGCACTGGAAGGCGCACCACTTCGATCGCTTCGACTACGTCGTCGCGATGGACACGACGCACGTAGAGTCCCTCCTTCGGCTCGCGTCGACCGACGCGATGAAGGCGAAGATCTCGCTCGCACGAGACCACGTGCTCGACGGTCCACGCGACGCGGACGTGCCCGATCCCTATTACGGAGAGCGCGAGGGCTTCGAGGAGGTCGTCGACATCTGCGTCGAGGCTTGCACGGCGCTCCTCGCCGGCCTCCGCCGGAAGCACGCGCTGTGA
- a CDS encoding fructosamine kinase family protein, translated as MTAAPTFATTLERALGSRPRDASSPPSAGVVELCDGRRVFVKAPHDRRARAMVDAEEHGLAFLRGPRALRVPDVLARGDDFLVLEALELRALDGASAERFGHALAELHRSGAPSFGLDRDNFIGLTEQRNTPHARWADFYRDERILALAERCDLEASTRALVDRVAERMEELVGDAEPPARLHGDLWSGNACAAGDGTPCVFDPAVSGGARELDLAMMRLFGGFPRRTFDAYEESFPLLPGHTDRVALYQLYFLLVHVAIFGSGYVAQTDRCLRTIVR; from the coding sequence GTGACGGCCGCGCCGACGTTCGCGACGACGCTCGAGCGCGCGCTCGGCTCGCGCCCGCGCGACGCATCGTCGCCGCCGAGCGCGGGCGTGGTGGAGCTCTGCGACGGGAGGCGCGTCTTCGTGAAGGCGCCGCATGATCGGCGCGCTCGGGCGATGGTCGACGCCGAGGAGCACGGGCTCGCCTTCCTGCGCGGCCCTCGCGCGCTCCGCGTGCCCGACGTGCTCGCGCGCGGCGACGACTTCCTCGTGCTGGAGGCGCTCGAGCTCCGCGCCCTGGACGGCGCCTCCGCCGAGCGCTTCGGACACGCGTTGGCCGAGCTGCATCGAAGCGGCGCGCCGTCGTTCGGTCTCGATCGCGACAACTTCATCGGGCTCACCGAGCAGCGCAACACCCCGCACGCTCGCTGGGCGGACTTCTATCGCGACGAAAGGATCCTCGCGCTCGCGGAGCGCTGTGACCTCGAGGCGAGCACGCGCGCGCTCGTCGACCGCGTCGCGGAGCGGATGGAGGAGCTCGTCGGCGACGCCGAGCCGCCCGCGCGCCTGCACGGCGATCTCTGGTCCGGAAACGCGTGCGCGGCGGGAGATGGCACGCCCTGCGTCTTCGATCCCGCCGTCTCCGGCGGCGCGCGCGAGCTCGACCTCGCGATGATGCGCCTCTTCGGCGGCTTCCCGCGCCGCACCTTCGACGCGTACGAGGAGAGCTTCCCTCTCCTCCCCGGCCACACCGATCGCGTCGCGCTCTACCAGCTCTACTTCCTGCTCGTGCACGTCGCGATCTTCGGCTCCGGCTACGTCGCCCAGACCGATCGATGCTTGCGCACGATCGTTCGATGA
- a CDS encoding LamG domain-containing protein, translating to MVGTSNVATGQWVHVAVTRVKSTGTVTLFVNGVVDGTPSGMSTTSLTANPNMDIGANFGNAHFFEGSIDEVRAWNVVRTAAEIQATMGKPLTGNEPGLVGYWRFDEESGPNVLDISARHADGTLGDGDAGTQPVRIPSTAF from the coding sequence GTGGTCGGCACGTCGAACGTCGCGACAGGGCAATGGGTCCACGTCGCCGTCACGCGCGTCAAGAGCACGGGGACCGTCACCCTCTTTGTGAACGGCGTGGTGGACGGGACGCCGTCCGGCATGAGCACGACTTCCCTCACGGCGAATCCCAACATGGATATCGGCGCGAATTTCGGTAATGCTCACTTCTTCGAGGGGAGCATCGACGAGGTCCGCGCCTGGAACGTCGTCCGAACGGCAGCGGAGATCCAGGCGACGATGGGGAAGCCGCTCACCGGCAACGAGCCCGGTCTCGTCGGCTACTGGCGCTTCGATGAGGAGTCTGGTCCGAACGTCCTGGACATCTCCGCGCGTCATGCAGACGGCACGCTCGGCGACGGTGACGCGGGCACGCAGCCCGTACGGATCCCGTCGACGGCCTTCTGA
- a CDS encoding serine/threonine protein kinase: MADSDDELRARAEARVGTVLREKYTVEEIIGVGGMASVYAASHRNGRRVALKLLHPELSLRADLRKRFLREAQAANAVKHPGVVAVLDDDVAEDGAAFLVMELLDGQSVEELWEAHGKRLPTKAVLTLAADLCAVLAVAHDAGVIHRDLKPANLFVTEAGELKVLDFGIARVRDAATTSATSATSTGSVFGTPAFMAPEQAGGLVNELGPLTDLWAVGATMYTLLSGRPVHDGQSGQHIAILAATQPAASLASVLPEAPEDVVAIVDRALAFNKTDRWESAAAMRTALCEAQTRLPEPEATDDDTVVRGTLSETLLAVAKREAVAVRSGTLASPGNGAAFLGGTTGQPVSSEPITEDAPTRRRGSPKWRLMGLMGAVAAIAIAGVVATGVIVTTQKRAAETAPQATRSAQIPEATASPIAMPPELPLRSPPVAAAPAIAPVPNEPRPTVSASVRAAKPPVAPAARPRAGTTTPAPRLNCNPPFTSQDGIQVHKPGCP; the protein is encoded by the coding sequence ATGGCTGACTCGGACGACGAGCTTCGCGCCCGCGCGGAAGCGCGGGTAGGCACGGTGCTTCGCGAGAAGTACACGGTCGAGGAAATCATCGGCGTGGGGGGTATGGCGTCTGTCTATGCCGCCTCACACCGGAACGGCCGTCGCGTAGCGCTCAAGCTCCTGCATCCCGAGCTGTCGCTCCGCGCAGACCTGCGGAAGCGGTTCCTCCGCGAGGCACAAGCCGCAAACGCGGTGAAACATCCCGGAGTGGTCGCGGTGCTCGACGATGACGTCGCCGAGGACGGGGCTGCGTTCCTCGTCATGGAGCTGCTGGATGGCCAAAGCGTGGAGGAGCTTTGGGAGGCGCATGGGAAGCGGCTACCCACGAAGGCGGTGCTGACCCTGGCGGCTGACCTTTGCGCGGTCCTCGCCGTTGCGCATGACGCAGGTGTCATTCACCGCGATCTAAAGCCAGCCAACCTGTTCGTCACGGAGGCGGGCGAGCTGAAGGTCCTCGACTTCGGAATCGCGCGCGTGCGCGATGCAGCGACCACGAGCGCGACGAGCGCGACGTCGACGGGCTCGGTGTTCGGAACGCCCGCCTTCATGGCACCAGAGCAGGCTGGCGGACTTGTAAACGAGTTGGGGCCGCTCACCGACCTTTGGGCGGTGGGCGCAACGATGTACACGCTCCTCAGCGGACGTCCGGTGCACGACGGGCAATCGGGTCAGCACATCGCGATCCTGGCGGCCACTCAACCCGCGGCGTCTCTCGCGTCGGTGCTGCCCGAGGCACCGGAGGATGTCGTCGCGATCGTGGATCGCGCGCTTGCGTTCAACAAGACGGACCGCTGGGAGTCCGCCGCCGCGATGCGGACTGCGCTTTGCGAGGCTCAGACGCGCTTGCCCGAACCGGAGGCCACGGACGATGACACGGTCGTTCGGGGCACCCTCAGCGAGACGTTGCTCGCCGTCGCGAAGCGTGAAGCCGTCGCCGTGCGCTCGGGGACGCTGGCGTCTCCGGGAAACGGAGCCGCGTTTCTGGGCGGTACGACGGGGCAGCCGGTTTCAAGCGAACCGATTACAGAGGACGCTCCGACGCGGAGGCGCGGCTCTCCGAAGTGGCGCCTCATGGGCCTCATGGGTGCCGTCGCAGCGATCGCGATTGCCGGGGTGGTCGCGACTGGCGTTATCGTGACCACCCAAAAACGCGCCGCTGAGACAGCCCCCCAGGCAACACGGAGCGCTCAGATTCCGGAAGCGACCGCTTCGCCCATCGCAATGCCGCCTGAACTGCCGCTTCGAAGCCCGCCTGTCGCGGCCGCGCCAGCTATTGCGCCGGTCCCCAATGAACCGCGGCCGACCGTTTCTGCGTCAGTGCGAGCAGCCAAACCGCCCGTGGCGCCAGCGGCAAGGCCACGAGCTGGAACGACAACGCCCGCGCCGCGACTCAACTGCAACCCACCCTTCACGAGCCAAGACGGAATCCAAGTGCACAAGCCGGGGTGCCCGTGA
- a CDS encoding DUF559 domain-containing protein: MRFAPTRGEECLWRVLSGSKTGFAFRRQLVIANHIVDFACTKVRLAVEVDGGAHQGREPHDAQRDRELEALGWSVVRIPEQLLFSNLEEAVRRILARAMRAR, translated from the coding sequence ATGCGCTTCGCGCCTACCCGCGGCGAGGAGTGCCTCTGGCGCGTCCTCTCCGGCTCCAAAACCGGCTTCGCCTTCCGTCGCCAGCTCGTCATCGCGAATCACATCGTCGACTTCGCTTGCACCAAGGTCCGCCTCGCCGTCGAGGTGGACGGTGGCGCTCACCAAGGGCGCGAGCCACACGATGCCCAGCGGGACCGCGAGCTCGAGGCACTCGGCTGGAGCGTCGTCCGCATCCCGGAGCAGCTCCTCTTCTCCAACCTCGAGGAAGCTGTCCGCCGCATCCTCGCTCGCGCCATGCGGGCGCGTTGA